One stretch of Candidatus Eremiobacteraceae bacterium DNA includes these proteins:
- the moeB gene encoding molybdopterin-synthase adenylyltransferase MoeB — MATHLTTGLTREERKRYSRHLTLPQVGVEGQEKLKQARVLIVGAGGLGAPVGLYLAAAGIGTLGIVDFDVVEESNLQRQVIHSTSGVGSSKADSAARRIAELNPFVRTVIHDHRLTSANAMDIMRGYDVIVDGTDNFPTRYLTNDACVLLGKPLVYGSVYRFEGQASLFDAKSGPCYRCLFPEPPPPGSVPSCEEGGVFGVLPGLIGMIQTTETIKRITGIGESLAGRLLVFDALEMRFRELRLRKDPHCPVCGAHPTVTGLIDYEAFCGVGANAAGAERANGTSVSGSDSEITPKELKAKLDLNDRFELVDVREDYEIDIAALPYTKWIPIRELGDRIGELDKSAETIVYCRSGSRSAHAVEFMRQNGFTNARNLTGGILRWSDDVDPKVEKY, encoded by the coding sequence GTGGCGACTCACCTGACGACCGGCCTCACGCGCGAGGAACGCAAGCGGTACTCGCGCCATCTGACGCTGCCTCAAGTCGGCGTCGAAGGCCAAGAAAAGCTCAAGCAGGCGCGCGTCCTCATCGTCGGCGCGGGCGGATTGGGCGCGCCCGTCGGGCTCTATCTCGCGGCGGCGGGCATCGGCACGCTCGGCATCGTCGACTTCGACGTCGTCGAGGAATCAAATCTTCAGCGCCAGGTCATCCATTCCACGAGCGGCGTCGGAAGCTCGAAGGCCGACTCGGCCGCACGCCGGATCGCCGAACTCAACCCGTTCGTGCGCACCGTCATCCACGATCATCGGCTGACGAGCGCGAACGCGATGGATATCATGCGCGGCTACGACGTCATCGTCGACGGCACTGATAATTTCCCGACGCGTTATCTGACGAACGATGCTTGCGTGCTGCTCGGCAAGCCGCTCGTCTATGGTTCGGTCTACAGATTCGAAGGCCAAGCGTCGCTTTTCGACGCGAAGAGCGGCCCGTGCTATCGCTGCCTCTTCCCCGAGCCGCCGCCGCCGGGGTCGGTCCCATCATGCGAGGAGGGCGGCGTCTTCGGCGTGCTGCCCGGTCTCATCGGCATGATACAAACGACGGAGACGATAAAGCGCATCACCGGCATCGGCGAATCGCTCGCCGGTCGCCTGCTCGTCTTCGATGCGCTCGAGATGCGCTTCCGCGAACTGCGTCTGCGCAAGGACCCGCATTGTCCGGTGTGCGGAGCGCATCCGACCGTCACCGGGCTCATCGACTACGAAGCGTTTTGCGGCGTCGGCGCCAACGCTGCCGGCGCGGAAAGGGCGAACGGCACGAGCGTGAGTGGATCAGATAGCGAGATCACCCCGAAGGAGCTCAAGGCGAAACTCGACCTCAACGATCGCTTCGAGCTCGTCGACGTGCGCGAGGACTACGAGATCGATATCGCAGCGCTGCCGTACACGAAGTGGATACCCATTCGCGAGCTGGGCGATCGCATCGGCGAGCTCGACAAAAGCGCCGAGACGATCGTCTATTGTAGATCGGGTTCCCGGAGCGCGCATGCGGTCGAGTTCATGCGCCAAAACGGATTCACGAACGCGCGCAATCTTACCGGCGGAATCCTTCGTTGGTCCGACGATGTCGATCCGAAGGTGGAGAAATACTAG
- a CDS encoding aquaporin yields the protein MKKYLAELVGTFVLIFCGVGAAAISGDKIGIVGISLTFGLTLVAMAYAIGPISGCHINPAVTIGLAVAGRMSWADVPGYVIAQIVGGIAGAGALLPIVSGGIAATANSIQGDYTVLGGFLTEALLTMVLVLTVIGSTSKNAPAGLAGIPIGLALAVTNLVAIPVTNASINPARSIGPALYSGGGDPVNQLWLFIVAPIVGGIVAALVYMVIRDKE from the coding sequence ATGAAGAAGTATTTGGCCGAGCTCGTCGGCACGTTCGTGCTGATCTTCTGCGGCGTCGGCGCCGCCGCGATCAGCGGCGACAAGATCGGCATCGTCGGCATCTCTCTCACCTTCGGTCTCACGCTGGTCGCGATGGCGTACGCGATCGGTCCGATCTCCGGCTGCCACATCAATCCGGCGGTGACGATCGGTCTGGCGGTCGCCGGCCGCATGAGTTGGGCGGACGTCCCCGGCTACGTCATCGCCCAGATCGTCGGCGGCATCGCGGGCGCTGGAGCGCTCCTCCCGATCGTGTCCGGCGGAATCGCCGCGACCGCCAACTCGATCCAAGGCGACTATACCGTGCTCGGCGGCTTCCTGACCGAAGCTTTGCTGACGATGGTGCTCGTGCTGACCGTCATCGGCTCGACGTCGAAGAACGCTCCTGCCGGGCTCGCCGGCATCCCGATCGGCCTTGCGCTTGCGGTGACGAACCTCGTCGCGATCCCGGTGACGAACGCGTCGATCAACCCGGCACGCAGCATCGGCCCGGCGCTATATTCAGGCGGCGGCGACCCCGTCAACCAGTTGTGGCTGTTCATCGTCGCGCCGATCGTCGGCGGTATCGTCGCGGCGCTCGTCTACATGGTGATCCGCGACAAGGAGTGA
- a CDS encoding SDR family oxidoreductase: MIGDVKDRSVLVIGGTRGIGLAIAKRLVEGGAFAGITGRDATTALDVANKIGPKAAGYALDVGDHDAIDGVVERFFHDRGAADALVYSAGISPTFTSGEKLDIGAWESILRVNLTGAFVASQAFARRAIAAQRAASIVLIGSIAGTAGAGRLTAYSASKAGLIGLAKSLALDWARHNVRVNVLSPGWVETDMTTGVRQSDSLSNWIESRTPQARIASADEVADMAVFLVSDSASFATGAVFTLDGGWTSG, translated from the coding sequence ATGATCGGCGACGTCAAGGACAGGTCGGTGCTCGTCATCGGCGGCACTCGCGGTATCGGGCTCGCGATCGCGAAACGCCTTGTCGAAGGCGGCGCATTCGCCGGCATCACGGGTAGGGACGCGACGACCGCGCTCGACGTCGCGAACAAGATCGGTCCCAAGGCCGCGGGTTACGCGCTCGACGTCGGCGACCACGACGCGATCGACGGCGTCGTCGAGCGGTTCTTCCACGATCGCGGAGCGGCGGACGCGCTCGTCTACAGCGCCGGGATAAGCCCGACGTTCACGTCGGGCGAGAAGCTCGACATCGGCGCTTGGGAATCGATCCTTCGCGTCAACCTCACCGGCGCGTTTGTCGCCTCACAGGCGTTCGCGCGCCGCGCGATCGCGGCTCAGCGGGCCGCATCGATCGTGCTCATCGGCTCGATCGCGGGGACTGCGGGCGCCGGTCGCCTCACCGCGTACTCGGCGTCGAAAGCCGGGCTCATCGGCCTCGCAAAGTCGCTTGCCCTCGATTGGGCTCGCCACAACGTCCGGGTCAACGTGCTCTCGCCCGGCTGGGTCGAGACCGACATGACGACCGGCGTCCGTCAAAGCGACTCGCTCTCAAATTGGATCGAGTCGCGCACGCCGCAAGCGCGCATCGCGTCGGCGGACGAAGTGGCGGATATGGCGGTATTCTTGGTCTCCGACAGCGCCTCGTTCGCGACGGGCGCCGTCTTCACGCTCGACGGCGGCTGGACGTCCGGCTAA
- a CDS encoding GNAT family N-acetyltransferase has product MSTIVTREAQPGDLALAAQHYLDMRRELGWPDGELDPQFVSLFTATYSESAATGDSRYLVAVEDSRIIGSAVAMRRRTMSERYLKSVPSGYIANVYVDPSYRHRGAARALTAAAIDWLASIGCKVVRLQASQFGRPLYESMGFVMTGEMELRI; this is encoded by the coding sequence ATGAGCACGATCGTGACACGCGAGGCCCAGCCCGGCGACCTTGCGCTCGCGGCCCAGCACTATCTCGACATGCGACGCGAGCTCGGCTGGCCGGACGGCGAGCTCGATCCGCAGTTCGTCTCGCTTTTCACAGCGACGTATTCGGAAAGCGCGGCGACCGGCGATAGCCGCTATCTCGTCGCCGTCGAGGATTCGAGGATCATCGGCTCGGCCGTCGCGATGCGGCGGCGCACGATGTCCGAGCGCTATCTCAAGTCGGTGCCGTCCGGCTATATCGCGAACGTGTACGTCGACCCGTCGTACCGTCACCGAGGCGCCGCGCGAGCACTGACGGCTGCCGCGATCGACTGGCTCGCCTCCATCGGATGCAAAGTCGTGCGCCTGCAAGCGTCGCAGTTCGGACGGCCGCTCTACGAGTCGATGGGTTTCGTGATGACGGGCGAGATGGAGCTGCGGATCTAG
- a CDS encoding PLP-dependent aminotransferase family protein, whose translation MPATLTQIQFHSRDRRPLYQQLAEGIAQQIRNGALPLGTRLPPLRELAKRHAVALVTASQAYEALSAEGLVESRTGRGTFVSFDSDAVETIEAPRPATSRQDDQWDSALSRYSAQTRRVAAMHLLRSSFRPGTIALSNGHTAPETYPLADFARCYARTFLDDPPEIHQYRADRGDPALREIFAARLRARGADVSADDILVVSGAQQALSLVAETFLDLGDFAAAEAPTYFSALEVFDQKRVSWVNLAGDADGALPDSIAQAVRRFSPRLMYLNTASQNPSGSFLARSRHRAVLDVARAAKLTIVEDQTSWLLSYEGEAPPPLLASDTDGRVVLIESLSKLLFPSLRIGYIAARGHAMQELVAAKLRADTFTTTVAQRALVRFIESKASARHLRTTRFLYRRRRDALMTALAGVLPDGARAIAPRGGVNVWVELPRDWSSLELFGYAAQEGVLFLPGTPFYPTMPANNTLRLSFGTLPENLAGEAMARLGRAIRHYASARKKARRTDVAAAAV comes from the coding sequence ATGCCGGCTACCTTGACCCAGATCCAGTTCCACAGCCGCGATAGGCGTCCGCTCTATCAGCAGCTCGCCGAGGGCATCGCACAGCAGATCCGCAACGGGGCGCTCCCGCTCGGGACCCGCTTGCCGCCGCTGCGGGAGCTCGCGAAGCGGCATGCGGTGGCGCTCGTCACCGCGAGCCAAGCCTACGAGGCGCTATCGGCCGAAGGCCTCGTCGAGTCGCGGACCGGACGCGGCACGTTCGTCTCCTTCGATTCCGATGCCGTCGAAACGATCGAGGCACCGCGGCCCGCGACGTCGCGCCAAGACGATCAATGGGATTCCGCGCTGTCGCGCTATAGCGCGCAGACGCGCCGCGTCGCCGCGATGCATCTGCTCCGCTCGTCGTTCCGACCGGGGACGATCGCGCTTTCGAACGGTCACACCGCGCCGGAGACATATCCGCTCGCGGATTTCGCGCGCTGCTACGCGCGAACGTTCCTCGACGATCCGCCCGAGATCCACCAATATCGCGCCGACCGCGGCGATCCGGCGCTGCGCGAGATCTTCGCCGCCCGCTTGCGCGCGCGCGGAGCCGACGTCAGCGCCGACGATATCCTCGTCGTCAGCGGCGCGCAGCAAGCGCTCAGCCTCGTCGCGGAGACGTTCCTCGACCTCGGCGACTTCGCCGCTGCGGAGGCCCCGACGTATTTCTCGGCGCTCGAGGTGTTCGATCAGAAGCGCGTTTCGTGGGTGAACCTCGCCGGCGACGCCGACGGTGCGCTGCCCGATTCGATCGCCCAGGCCGTGCGACGATTTTCGCCGCGTCTCATGTACTTGAACACTGCGTCGCAAAACCCGAGCGGCTCGTTCCTCGCGCGCTCGCGTCATCGCGCGGTGCTCGACGTCGCACGTGCGGCGAAGCTCACGATCGTCGAAGACCAGACGTCGTGGCTGCTTTCGTACGAGGGCGAAGCGCCGCCCCCGCTACTCGCGAGCGACACCGACGGGCGCGTCGTCCTCATCGAGAGCCTGTCGAAGCTGCTGTTCCCGAGTTTGCGCATCGGCTACATCGCCGCGCGCGGACACGCGATGCAGGAGCTCGTCGCCGCAAAGCTGCGCGCCGACACGTTCACGACGACGGTCGCACAGCGCGCGCTCGTCCGGTTCATCGAGTCGAAAGCGTCGGCGCGGCATCTCCGCACGACGCGCTTTCTCTACCGGCGACGCCGCGACGCGCTCATGACGGCGCTCGCCGGCGTCCTGCCGGACGGGGCAAGAGCGATAGCGCCGCGCGGCGGCGTCAACGTTTGGGTTGAACTGCCGCGGGATTGGTCGTCGCTCGAGCTGTTCGGATACGCAGCGCAAGAGGGAGTGCTCTTTCTGCCGGGAACGCCGTTCTATCCGACGATGCCGGCGAACAACACGCTGCGCCTGTCGTTCGGGACCCTGCCCGAGAATCTCGCCGGGGAAGCGATGGCGCGGCTCGGCCGCGCGATCAGGCATTACGCATCCGCGCGCAAGAAAGCGCGCCGGACGGACGTCGCGGCAGCAGCCGTGTGA